A portion of the Candidatus Angelobacter sp. genome contains these proteins:
- a CDS encoding ABC transporter ATP-binding protein, which translates to MPATETLPSATRAAQPAENVVVVRGLTKVFKDFWGRPKAKAVESVDFEVRRGEVFGLLGPNGSGKSTTVKMLLGLLYPTKGHIEVFGHSPRHVPTKSRIGYLPEESYLYRYLDSNETLDFFGSLFDLPDNERRRRAEQLLEMVGLSQVRRRMVGEFSKGMQRRIGLAQALINDPDLVILDEPTSGLDPIGCREVKDLILALARRGKTVILSSHLLADVEDVCDRVVIYYGGKIRAMGTLKELLAKADSVRITAPALPRETLQRVLDVIRRDVAEDKVRIDTPTQNLESYFLGVVEKARASETETSGATSGSKVAAYLRGDAEASSQAGRILDRLTQPAAAAELKAAKPEPEETADLEKLDELSRPRDDRPPDERPAEAAKAAELEKANEKLSSLLGKPK; encoded by the coding sequence ATGCCTGCCACCGAAACACTGCCATCCGCCACCCGCGCCGCTCAACCGGCGGAAAACGTCGTCGTCGTTCGCGGGCTGACGAAGGTTTTCAAAGACTTCTGGGGCCGGCCCAAGGCAAAGGCGGTGGAGAGCGTGGACTTCGAAGTCCGCCGCGGTGAAGTGTTCGGTTTGCTCGGGCCGAACGGTTCCGGCAAATCCACAACCGTCAAAATGCTGCTGGGACTGCTCTATCCCACCAAGGGACATATCGAGGTGTTCGGCCATTCGCCGAGGCATGTGCCCACAAAATCGCGCATCGGCTACCTCCCGGAGGAATCGTACCTCTATCGCTACCTGGACTCCAACGAAACCCTCGACTTCTTCGGCAGCCTGTTTGATTTGCCGGACAACGAGCGCCGCCGCCGCGCGGAACAACTCCTGGAGATGGTCGGTTTGAGCCAGGTGCGCCGCCGCATGGTCGGGGAGTTTTCGAAAGGCATGCAACGCCGCATTGGCCTCGCACAGGCGCTCATCAACGATCCCGATCTCGTCATTCTCGACGAACCCACCTCGGGCCTCGACCCGATCGGCTGCCGTGAAGTCAAAGACCTGATTCTCGCGCTGGCCCGGCGCGGCAAGACCGTCATCCTCAGCAGTCATTTGCTGGCCGACGTGGAGGACGTTTGCGACCGCGTGGTGATCTATTACGGTGGCAAAATCCGTGCGATGGGCACGCTGAAGGAGCTGCTCGCAAAAGCGGACTCGGTGCGCATCACCGCGCCCGCGTTGCCGCGTGAAACGTTGCAGCGCGTACTCGATGTCATCCGGCGGGACGTGGCGGAAGACAAGGTGCGCATCGACACTCCCACGCAAAACCTCGAGAGCTACTTCCTCGGCGTCGTGGAAAAGGCGCGGGCAAGCGAGACGGAAACGTCGGGCGCGACCTCCGGCAGCAAGGTGGCGGCGTACCTGCGCGGCGACGCAGAGGCTTCATCGCAGGCTGGAAGGATTCTTGATCGATTGACGCAACCGGCGGCTGCCGCCGAACTGAAAGCCGCGAAACCGGAGCCGGAGGAAACCGCGGATCTCGAAAAACTCGACGAACTGTCCAGGCCCAGGGATGACAGGCCGCCGGATGAGAGACCGGCGGAAGCCGCGAAAGCTGCCGAGCTGGAAAAGGCGAACGAAAAACTGTCGTCGCTGCTCGGCAAGCCCAAGTGA